Proteins from one Microbacterium proteolyticum genomic window:
- a CDS encoding glycoside hydrolase family 3 N-terminal domain-containing protein, whose amino-acid sequence MRHHRGVRNIARSTILVLLSAVLLTGCVPEPAPTPTATPATQTPTPTPTPTPTPDPLAGLSLEDKVGQMFMVGTSVSGADATTVAAVRDDHVGGIFLHGRSDAGVQATAELVGGFTSLVAAGAPELWVSTDQEGGDVQVLSGPGFDGIPSALEQGRQDDLRASAATWGAQLAQAGVNMNLAPVADIVTSPDTARGNPPIGQLDREYGYDDARVASQAGAFAAGMRDGGILPTFKHFPGLGHVGENTDTTAGVTDDFVTADGPDVGVYSTVLPQGPAVVMLSTAVYAKIDPNAPAAFSPTVVGVLRNTVGFDGVVTTDDLSAARQVQAWSPADRATLAVDAGIDLLLVSADPSVYPEMRQAVLARAQSDPAFAAKVDAAARRVLAAKAAMP is encoded by the coding sequence ATGCGACACCATCGAGGGGTGAGGAACATCGCGCGGTCGACGATCCTGGTCCTGCTCTCCGCCGTGCTGCTGACCGGCTGCGTGCCGGAACCTGCTCCGACGCCGACGGCGACCCCTGCGACGCAGACGCCCACCCCGACGCCCACTCCGACACCGACGCCGGATCCGCTCGCCGGCCTCAGCCTCGAGGACAAGGTCGGGCAGATGTTCATGGTCGGCACGTCGGTGAGCGGCGCCGATGCGACGACCGTCGCCGCGGTGCGCGACGACCATGTGGGCGGGATCTTCCTGCACGGACGATCCGACGCCGGGGTGCAGGCCACGGCCGAGCTCGTGGGCGGGTTCACCTCACTCGTCGCGGCCGGCGCCCCCGAGCTGTGGGTGTCGACCGACCAGGAGGGCGGTGACGTGCAGGTGCTCTCGGGCCCCGGGTTCGACGGCATCCCCTCGGCCCTCGAGCAGGGGCGGCAGGACGACCTGCGCGCCAGCGCCGCGACCTGGGGCGCGCAACTCGCGCAGGCAGGGGTCAACATGAACCTCGCGCCCGTCGCCGACATCGTCACCAGCCCCGATACGGCGCGCGGCAATCCGCCGATCGGCCAGCTCGACCGCGAATACGGCTACGACGACGCACGGGTGGCCTCCCAGGCCGGGGCGTTCGCCGCGGGGATGCGCGACGGCGGCATCCTGCCGACCTTCAAGCACTTCCCGGGGCTCGGACACGTGGGCGAGAACACCGACACGACCGCGGGAGTCACCGACGACTTCGTCACGGCCGACGGCCCCGATGTCGGCGTGTACTCCACGGTGCTGCCGCAGGGTCCGGCGGTGGTCATGCTGTCGACCGCCGTCTACGCCAAGATCGACCCGAACGCGCCCGCGGCGTTCTCGCCGACGGTGGTCGGGGTGCTGCGCAACACGGTCGGGTTCGACGGCGTCGTCACCACCGACGACCTCTCCGCCGCCCGTCAGGTGCAGGCGTGGTCGCCCGCCGACCGCGCGACGCTCGCCGTGGACGCGGGCATCGACCTGCTGCTCGTCTCGGCCGACCCCTCGGTGTACCCCGAGATGCGGCAGGCGGTGCTGGCGCGTGCGCAGAGCGATCCGGCATTCGCCGCGAAGGTGGATGCCGCGGCCCGACGGGTGCTTGCGGCCAAGGCCGCGATGCCGTGA
- a CDS encoding TIGR03842 family LLM class F420-dependent oxidoreductase: MDFGVVLQTNPPAARTVQLSQLAEAHGFSHVWTFDSHLLWQEPYVVHSAILGATRRVTVGPFVTNPATRDWTVTASTFATLNEMYGNRTICGIGRGDSAVRVTNGRPTTLKALRESIHVIRELGNSRAVEYNGATLQFPWSRGSKLDVWVAAYGPLALKLTGEVGDGFILQLADLDIAEWMITTVRQAAENVGRDPDEIAFCVAAPMYIGDDTPESRAHMIEQCRWFGGMVGNHVADIVAKYGEGSDVPAALTDYIAGRTGYDYNSHGKSNNDHVDFVPDDIVERFCVLGTAEEHIAKLEKLRALGVTQFAGYLQHDNKEETMRVYGETVIPALTPPVTAKR, from the coding sequence ATGGATTTCGGCGTCGTCCTGCAGACCAACCCTCCCGCCGCCCGCACGGTGCAGCTCTCCCAGCTCGCCGAGGCGCACGGCTTCAGCCACGTGTGGACCTTCGACTCGCACCTGCTGTGGCAGGAGCCGTACGTCGTGCACTCGGCGATCCTCGGGGCCACCCGCCGGGTCACCGTCGGCCCGTTCGTCACGAACCCGGCGACCCGCGACTGGACGGTCACGGCATCCACGTTCGCGACCCTCAACGAGATGTACGGCAACCGCACGATCTGCGGCATCGGCCGCGGTGATTCCGCGGTGCGCGTCACCAACGGGCGTCCCACCACGCTCAAAGCGCTGCGCGAGTCGATCCACGTCATCCGCGAGCTCGGCAACTCCCGCGCCGTGGAGTACAACGGCGCGACGCTGCAGTTCCCATGGAGCCGCGGGTCGAAGCTCGACGTGTGGGTCGCCGCCTACGGTCCGCTCGCGCTCAAGCTCACGGGCGAAGTGGGCGACGGCTTCATCCTGCAGCTCGCCGACCTCGACATCGCCGAGTGGATGATCACGACCGTCCGTCAGGCCGCCGAGAACGTCGGCCGCGACCCCGACGAGATCGCGTTCTGCGTCGCCGCCCCCATGTACATCGGCGACGACACCCCGGAGAGCCGGGCCCACATGATCGAGCAGTGCCGCTGGTTCGGCGGCATGGTCGGCAACCACGTCGCCGACATCGTCGCGAAGTACGGCGAGGGCTCCGACGTCCCGGCGGCGCTCACCGACTACATCGCGGGCCGCACCGGCTACGACTACAACTCGCACGGCAAGAGCAACAACGACCACGTCGACTTCGTCCCCGACGACATCGTCGAGCGGTTCTGCGTGCTCGGCACCGCCGAGGAGCACATCGCCAAGCTCGAGAAGCTGCGAGCGCTGGGCGTGACGCAGTTCGCCGGTTACCTCCAGCACGACAACAAGGAGGAGACGATGCGGGTCTACGGCGAGACCGTGATCCCCGCCCTCACTCCCCCGGTGACGGCGAAGCGGTGA
- a CDS encoding LCP family protein: protein MTQPPAQHARRKPESGWRRGAKVLAIALTVAVVAAVAVGGFYAWSLTQRLAEAAVPLKDAPAQPPALSAYDEAFSVLVVGTDECDDQVKAAFGARCTDPENDGARNDVNMLVHVSVNPRRVTVVSFPRDLQIPIPECVGADGTTFGGAYKAPINSAYEDGGLTCVADTVSELSGQSIPFAAKVSFGNVVNITDAIGGVEVCIGGEGINDPDAGINWEPGARVVTGYDALAFLRTRKGIGDGSDLARIGNQQQYLSRLVNKLRSDEVLSNPGTLIGLANTAVNNITPSESLADPIRIAQLAYTLKDVPFDDITFVQYPVVDDPDDANRVVPDEASAAILWDALERNAPLALTGEAGANGGVIADPSAPTPSAAPVETTPTPDASGASAAPEVVELPSNVNGSKATQATCSAGNG from the coding sequence ATGACGCAGCCTCCCGCGCAACACGCGCGCCGTAAGCCCGAGTCGGGCTGGCGCCGCGGAGCCAAGGTCCTCGCGATCGCGCTGACCGTCGCGGTCGTGGCCGCTGTCGCCGTCGGCGGTTTCTACGCCTGGTCGCTGACGCAGCGTCTGGCAGAGGCGGCCGTTCCACTCAAGGACGCCCCGGCGCAGCCCCCCGCGCTGAGCGCGTACGACGAGGCGTTCTCGGTCCTCGTCGTCGGCACCGACGAGTGCGACGACCAGGTGAAGGCGGCCTTCGGCGCACGCTGCACCGACCCCGAGAACGACGGTGCACGCAACGACGTGAACATGCTCGTCCACGTCTCGGTCAACCCGCGGCGCGTCACGGTGGTGTCGTTCCCGCGCGACCTGCAGATCCCCATCCCCGAGTGCGTCGGCGCCGACGGCACCACCTTCGGCGGTGCGTACAAGGCCCCCATCAACAGCGCGTACGAGGACGGCGGACTCACCTGCGTCGCCGACACCGTCTCGGAGCTGAGCGGCCAGAGCATCCCGTTCGCCGCGAAGGTCAGCTTCGGCAATGTCGTGAACATCACCGACGCGATCGGGGGCGTCGAGGTCTGCATCGGCGGCGAAGGCATCAACGACCCGGATGCCGGCATCAACTGGGAGCCCGGAGCCCGCGTGGTCACCGGCTACGACGCCCTCGCGTTCCTGCGCACCCGCAAGGGGATCGGCGACGGCAGCGACCTCGCCCGCATCGGGAACCAGCAGCAGTACCTCTCGCGCCTGGTCAACAAGCTCCGCAGCGACGAGGTGCTGTCCAACCCCGGCACGCTCATCGGCCTCGCCAACACGGCCGTGAACAACATCACGCCCAGCGAGAGCCTCGCCGACCCGATCCGGATCGCGCAGCTGGCCTACACGCTGAAAGACGTCCCGTTCGACGACATCACGTTCGTCCAGTACCCCGTGGTCGACGACCCCGACGACGCGAACCGCGTCGTGCCCGACGAGGCATCCGCCGCCATCCTGTGGGACGCGCTCGAACGCAACGCCCCGCTCGCGCTCACGGGCGAGGCCGGCGCGAACGGCGGCGTGATCGCCGACCCGTCCGCGCCGACGCCGTCCGCGGCTCCCGTCGAGACGACCCCGACCCCGGATGCCTCGGGGGCCAGCGCCGCACCCGAGGTCGTCGAGCTGCCCAGCAACGTCAACGGTTCCAAGGCCACCCAGGCGACGTGCTCCGCCGGCAACGGCTGA
- a CDS encoding ABC transporter substrate-binding protein, whose translation MTHSTRRALGAAAGIAVASLALSACAGGSAPAASGDADFTPLTSVKLQLQWLPQAQFAGYYVALDKGYFQEEGFDEVDVVPSGGDIVPQDALVAGDVDFAVAWVPKVLGTMENQGVELTDIAQVFQKSGTTQVSWKDSGITSVDDFEGKRIGSWGFGNEWEIFAAMADKGLDASTVKITTQDFSMNALLDKDVDAAQAMTYNELAQLLETVNPATGKLYTMDDINVISYEDTAGAMLQDAIWADTKRLADDPAYADAATRFLKAVIKGWVFARDNPTEAADITYTAATAPGVSAFPVGPTHQLWQMNEVNKLIWTGGDFGLVDSAAWDKTVKGALAAKNQDGLNLITTEPAASAYSNDYIEAALKALKDEGVTVDGEYTPIDVTLTEGGQ comes from the coding sequence ATGACACACAGCACACGTCGCGCCCTCGGCGCGGCCGCGGGGATCGCCGTGGCATCCCTCGCCCTCTCCGCCTGCGCCGGCGGTTCCGCACCCGCCGCCTCTGGCGACGCCGACTTCACCCCGCTGACCTCGGTCAAGCTGCAGCTGCAGTGGCTGCCGCAGGCGCAGTTCGCCGGCTACTACGTCGCCCTCGACAAGGGCTACTTCCAGGAGGAGGGCTTCGACGAGGTCGACGTCGTCCCGTCCGGCGGCGACATCGTGCCCCAGGACGCCCTCGTCGCCGGTGACGTCGACTTCGCCGTCGCGTGGGTGCCGAAGGTCCTCGGCACCATGGAGAACCAGGGCGTCGAACTCACCGACATCGCCCAGGTGTTCCAGAAGTCCGGCACCACGCAGGTGTCGTGGAAGGACTCCGGCATCACCTCGGTCGACGACTTCGAGGGCAAGCGCATCGGCTCGTGGGGCTTCGGCAACGAGTGGGAGATCTTCGCCGCGATGGCCGACAAGGGCCTGGACGCCTCGACGGTCAAGATCACCACGCAGGACTTCTCGATGAACGCGCTCCTGGACAAGGACGTGGATGCCGCCCAGGCGATGACCTACAACGAGCTCGCGCAGCTGCTCGAGACGGTCAACCCCGCCACCGGCAAGCTCTACACGATGGACGACATCAACGTCATCTCGTACGAGGACACCGCCGGCGCGATGCTGCAGGACGCGATCTGGGCCGACACGAAGCGCCTCGCCGACGACCCCGCGTACGCCGACGCCGCGACGCGATTCCTCAAGGCCGTCATCAAGGGCTGGGTGTTCGCGCGCGACAACCCCACCGAAGCCGCCGACATCACCTATACGGCCGCGACCGCTCCCGGCGTCAGCGCCTTCCCCGTCGGCCCGACCCACCAGCTGTGGCAGATGAACGAGGTCAACAAGCTCATCTGGACCGGCGGCGACTTCGGTCTCGTCGACTCCGCGGCGTGGGACAAGACCGTCAAGGGCGCCCTGGCGGCGAAGAACCAGGACGGGCTCAACCTCATCACCACCGAGCCCGCGGCCTCGGCGTACTCGAACGACTACATCGAGGCGGCGCTGAAAGCCCTGAAGGACGAGGGCGTCACCGTGGACGGCGAGTACACGCCGATCGACGTCACCCTCACCGAGGGCGGCCAGTAA
- a CDS encoding ABC transporter permease — protein sequence MTATRLPSWMRFAAPVAVGLLGLGVWFAYVASGSAPRMLPDPAAILGEFVGRFPLIVDAAAITGTNALIGLVAGSVVAVALAALAATWRPVDGMTAPLVAMLAVVPIVAITPILNTMFGASSQFGRQAVAAIAAFVPVFVNTLRGLRQTRPVQRDLFRATAASGGQTFRFLTLPTALPYLLTGIRVAASLAVISALVAEYFGGPSDGIGTAIATYAKSGRAALAWAFVGGGILIGLVFFLVTSLLERVVARRLGAGRPPA from the coding sequence ATGACCGCCACCCGCCTCCCGTCCTGGATGCGGTTCGCCGCGCCCGTCGCCGTCGGGCTCCTCGGGCTCGGCGTGTGGTTCGCGTACGTCGCCTCGGGCAGCGCACCGCGCATGCTCCCCGACCCCGCCGCGATCCTCGGCGAGTTCGTCGGCAGGTTCCCCCTGATCGTCGACGCCGCGGCGATCACCGGCACCAACGCCCTGATCGGTCTCGTCGCCGGCAGCGTCGTGGCCGTGGCACTGGCGGCCCTCGCCGCGACCTGGCGCCCCGTCGACGGCATGACCGCGCCGCTGGTCGCCATGCTCGCCGTGGTGCCGATCGTGGCGATCACCCCGATCCTCAACACGATGTTCGGCGCCTCCAGCCAGTTCGGCCGGCAGGCGGTCGCGGCGATCGCCGCATTCGTCCCCGTCTTCGTCAACACGCTGCGAGGGCTCCGGCAGACCCGGCCCGTCCAGCGCGACCTGTTCCGGGCGACGGCCGCGAGCGGCGGCCAGACGTTCCGCTTCCTCACCCTCCCCACCGCCCTGCCGTACCTGCTCACCGGCATCCGCGTCGCCGCGTCCCTCGCGGTGATCTCCGCCCTCGTCGCCGAATACTTCGGCGGCCCCTCCGACGGCATCGGCACCGCGATCGCCACCTACGCCAAGTCGGGGCGCGCCGCCCTCGCCTGGGCGTTCGTGGGCGGCGGCATCCTGATCGGTCTCGTCTTCTTCCTCGTCACCTCGCTGCTCGAACGCGTCGTCGCACGGCGCCTCGGGGCGGGGCGTCCGCCGGCCTGA
- a CDS encoding MerR family transcriptional regulator, with product MNEWPIAEVGRAAGVTSRTLRHYESVGLLRPSRVAANGYRFYGETEIARLYRILALRSLDLPLPDIARALADERSLTETMRAHVAALEETRSAMERRIAAVRNALAALEEGKTMDIDDVLAGVDDARWEGEVRERWGDDAWERSAARRAAMTPGERRADDVRGHDVIAALRAAAERGLSPDATEFQHLIGIHHAWIAEQWGRVPSPEAYRGLGDLYVDDPRFAVNFGGVAHARVVRDAMAVHAAAYLD from the coding sequence ATGAACGAATGGCCCATCGCCGAGGTCGGCCGTGCGGCCGGGGTGACCAGTCGCACGCTCCGCCACTACGAGAGCGTCGGGCTGCTCCGCCCGTCGCGCGTCGCCGCGAACGGCTACCGGTTCTACGGCGAGACCGAGATCGCGCGCCTGTACCGCATCCTCGCGTTGCGCTCTCTCGATCTGCCGTTGCCCGACATCGCCCGGGCTCTGGCGGACGAGCGATCGCTCACGGAAACCATGCGCGCGCATGTCGCCGCGCTCGAAGAGACGCGCTCCGCGATGGAGCGTCGCATCGCCGCGGTGAGGAACGCCCTCGCCGCCCTGGAGGAAGGAAAGACCATGGACATCGACGACGTGCTCGCGGGTGTCGACGACGCGCGCTGGGAGGGCGAGGTGCGCGAACGCTGGGGAGACGACGCGTGGGAGCGCAGCGCCGCACGCCGCGCAGCCATGACCCCCGGCGAGCGCCGGGCCGACGACGTGCGCGGCCACGACGTGATCGCGGCGCTGAGAGCGGCCGCGGAGCGCGGGCTGAGCCCGGATGCCACGGAGTTCCAGCACCTCATCGGCATCCATCACGCGTGGATCGCCGAGCAGTGGGGCCGCGTGCCCTCTCCCGAGGCCTACCGCGGGCTCGGTGACCTGTATGTGGACGATCCTCGATTCGCCGTGAACTTCGGCGGGGTCGCGCACGCCCGGGTCGTGCGCGACGCGATGGCGGTCCACGCCGCCGCGTACCTGGACTGA
- a CDS encoding ABC transporter ATP-binding protein, with protein MTAPAVHATGVGKVFPSTGGEVTALTGVDLDVAAGEFVSLIGPSGCGKSTLLRLIADLDTPSAGDLAIFGKPARQARIDQDYGIAFQQAGLLPWRTVAANIALPLELHRWSRARRDARVAELADLVGLSEFVGRYPDQLSGGMQQRVAIARSLAASPQLLLMDEPFGALDEMTRERLQTELARIAAETGAAVVFVTHSIPEAVFLSDRVVVMSPRPGRITDVIDTRPGRARDEALRESPEYFTRVTAVREALHGTPLQRANER; from the coding sequence ATGACCGCACCCGCCGTCCACGCCACGGGCGTGGGCAAGGTGTTCCCCTCGACCGGAGGCGAGGTGACCGCCCTCACCGGGGTCGACCTCGACGTCGCCGCCGGAGAGTTCGTCTCGCTCATCGGCCCCTCGGGGTGCGGGAAGTCGACGCTGCTGCGCCTCATCGCCGATCTCGACACGCCCAGCGCGGGCGACCTCGCCATCTTCGGCAAGCCCGCCCGTCAGGCGCGCATCGACCAGGACTACGGCATCGCGTTCCAGCAGGCCGGGCTCCTCCCCTGGCGCACGGTCGCCGCGAACATCGCGCTGCCGCTCGAACTGCACCGCTGGAGCCGTGCCCGCCGCGACGCGCGCGTCGCCGAGCTCGCCGACCTCGTCGGGCTGTCGGAGTTCGTCGGCCGCTACCCCGACCAGCTGTCCGGCGGCATGCAGCAGCGCGTCGCGATCGCCCGGTCGCTCGCCGCGTCGCCGCAGCTCCTCCTCATGGACGAGCCCTTCGGCGCGCTCGACGAGATGACCCGCGAGCGACTCCAGACCGAGCTCGCCCGCATCGCCGCCGAGACCGGCGCCGCGGTGGTCTTCGTCACCCACTCGATCCCCGAGGCGGTGTTCCTCTCCGACCGCGTGGTCGTCATGAGCCCGCGCCCCGGACGCATCACCGACGTGATCGACACCCGCCCCGGGCGGGCCCGCGACGAGGCGCTGCGCGAATCGCCCGAGTACTTCACGCGCGTGACCGCGGTGCGCGAAGCGCTCCACGGCACCCCCCTGCAGCGGGCGAACGAGCGATGA
- a CDS encoding ABC transporter permease, with the protein MTDQAVVPGSVTSIVEGAGDGMPRPRGRRGSRLGPVGWGVAGVAAVIAIWELYKLLGPADGVTVGGDGSAGSGVILLPRTHDRAMPHVWDMVARMFAPTSGGDTPPLILSVLGAAGTTLGLAALGWLIGVVVGGILGIAMQRWRLVEWGLLPWIVVSQIVPLIAFAPVVNALGNQIDRAGVFPWPQWFSVALIASYLAFFPVAVGMLRGLEAPDALHLDLFHAGAAGWWATLIHLRLPAAVPHLLPALRLAAASAVVGAVVAEVSIGLRGGIGRMLIQLAGQASSDPAAPWAPTFGTVAIGLVAAAGVALIGVTLHRFRRGEEIR; encoded by the coding sequence GTGACGGATCAGGCGGTCGTTCCGGGGTCGGTGACCTCGATCGTCGAGGGCGCCGGCGACGGGATGCCACGCCCCCGGGGTCGTCGCGGAAGCCGCCTGGGTCCGGTCGGCTGGGGTGTCGCCGGGGTCGCGGCCGTCATCGCGATCTGGGAGCTGTACAAACTCCTCGGCCCCGCGGACGGCGTGACCGTCGGGGGCGACGGGTCGGCGGGGTCGGGGGTAATCCTCCTCCCCCGCACGCACGACCGCGCCATGCCGCACGTGTGGGACATGGTCGCGCGCATGTTCGCCCCGACGAGCGGCGGCGACACCCCGCCGCTGATCCTCTCGGTGCTCGGGGCGGCCGGGACCACGCTGGGCCTCGCGGCGCTGGGATGGCTCATCGGCGTGGTGGTCGGCGGCATCCTGGGGATCGCGATGCAGCGCTGGCGTCTCGTCGAATGGGGGCTCCTGCCCTGGATCGTCGTGAGCCAGATCGTGCCGCTCATCGCCTTCGCCCCCGTCGTCAACGCGCTCGGCAACCAGATCGACCGGGCGGGGGTCTTCCCCTGGCCGCAATGGTTCTCGGTCGCGCTGATCGCGTCGTACCTGGCGTTCTTCCCCGTAGCCGTGGGCATGCTGCGGGGCCTCGAAGCCCCGGATGCGCTGCACCTCGACCTGTTCCACGCGGGAGCCGCCGGCTGGTGGGCGACGCTGATCCACCTGCGGCTCCCCGCCGCCGTGCCGCACCTGCTGCCCGCCCTCCGACTCGCGGCCGCGTCCGCCGTCGTCGGCGCCGTGGTCGCCGAGGTGTCGATCGGGCTGCGCGGCGGCATCGGGCGCATGCTCATCCAGCTCGCAGGGCAGGCCTCGTCCGACCCCGCCGCCCCCTGGGCACCGACGTTCGGCACCGTCGCCATCGGGCTCGTCGCCGCCGCGGGCGTCGCGCTCATCGGTGTGACCCTGCACCGTTTCCGTCGCGGAGAGGAGATCCGATGA